Proteins from one Sarcophilus harrisii chromosome 2, mSarHar1.11, whole genome shotgun sequence genomic window:
- the NKX6-3 gene encoding homeobox protein Nkx-6.3: MESNLQGTFLLNNTPLAQFSEMKAPMCQYSVQNSFYKLSPPGLGTQLAAGTPHGITDILSRPVATPNSSLLSGYPHVAGFGGLGSQGVYYGPQVGNFSKSGSEYPSRSRNCWADPGQDWRGRQCNNTPDPLSDSIHKKKHTRPTFTGHQIFALEKTFEQTKYLAGPERARLAYSLGMTESQVKVWFQNRRTKWRKKSALEPSSSTTRSTGSGGGGGGGDRTASENEDDEYNKPLDPDSDDEKIRLLLRKHRAAFSVLSLGAHNV, encoded by the exons ATGGAATCCAACCTACAAGGGACCTTCTTGCTGAACAACACGCCGCTAGCCCAGTTCTCTGAGATGAAGGCACCTATGTGCCAGTATTCAGTGCAGAATTCTTTCTACAAGCTCAGCCCCCCAGGGCTGGGTACCCAACTGGCTGCCGGGACCCCCCATGGGATTACAGATATCCTCAGCAGGCCAGTGGCAACTCCAAACAGCAGCCTTCTCTCAGGCTATCCCCATGTGGCTGGTTTTGGTGGACTCGGTTCCCAGGGTGTCTACTACGGTCCCCAGGTGGGGAATTTTTCCAAGTCCGGGAGTGAGTATCCATCTAGAAGCAGAAATTGCTGGGCAGACCCTGGGCAGGATTGGAGAGGACGACAGTGCAATAATA CCCCAGACCCCTTGAGTGACAGCATCCACAAAAAAAAGCATACCAGGCCCACTTTCACAGGACATCAGATCTTTGCCCTGGAGAAAACCTTTGAGCAGACCAAGTACTTGGCAGGGCCAGAGAGAGCACGCCTGGCTTACTCCCTGGGGATGACAGAGTCCCAAGTGAAG GTGTGGTTCCAGAACCGAAGGACCAAATGGCGGAAGAAAAGTGCCCTGGAGCCGTCATCTTCCACCACAAGGTCCACGGGAAGCGGAGGCGGAGGCGGAGGCGGTGACCGAACAGCTTCAGAAAACGAAGATGATGAATACAACAAGCCCTTAGATCCCGACTCAGACGATGAGAAGATCCGCCTGTTATTGCGCAAGCACCGGGCGGCCTTCTCTGTCCTCAGCCTGGGTGCTCATAATGTCTGA